Proteins encoded in a region of the Dorea longicatena genome:
- a CDS encoding ATP-binding protein: protein MIRKIIHINEEKCNGCGACANACHEGAIQMVDGKARLMRDDFCDGLGDCLPACPTNAITFEEREADAYDDDAVKAHLAAKGPEALKKHLDAKKAHAHDNDAPAPHHGGCPGSMAREIQHTAPHGGCPGSMARSVEHTHNNDASASNNMSGSTPTAYSMESQLRQWPVQIKLAPLSAPYFQNANLLIAADCTAYAYGNFHNQFIKNHVVLIGCPKLDAVDYTEKLTEIIKHNDFKSLTIVRMEVPCCGGLEHAATEALKASGKFIPWQVVTIGIDGTIKDI, encoded by the coding sequence ATGATCAGAAAAATAATCCATATAAATGAAGAAAAATGTAACGGATGCGGTGCATGTGCCAACGCCTGTCACGAAGGTGCCATTCAGATGGTTGATGGAAAAGCCCGATTAATGCGCGATGATTTTTGCGATGGCCTTGGTGACTGTCTGCCGGCCTGTCCGACAAATGCAATCACATTTGAAGAACGTGAAGCGGATGCTTATGATGATGATGCAGTAAAAGCACATCTTGCCGCCAAAGGACCGGAAGCACTTAAGAAACACCTTGATGCAAAAAAAGCACATGCTCACGATAATGATGCACCAGCTCCACATCATGGTGGATGTCCGGGTTCTATGGCTCGTGAAATTCAACACACTGCTCCTCATGGTGGATGTCCGGGTTCTATGGCTCGTTCGGTTGAACACACTCATAATAATGATGCAAGTGCTTCTAATAATATGTCAGGAAGTACACCGACCGCTTACTCCATGGAAAGTCAGCTTCGTCAGTGGCCGGTCCAGATCAAGCTTGCTCCGCTGAGCGCACCATATTTCCAGAACGCAAATCTGCTGATTGCAGCCGACTGTACGGCATATGCATATGGCAACTTCCACAACCAATTCATTAAGAATCACGTTGTACTGATTGGATGTCCGAAACTGGATGCAGTTGATTATACGGAGAAATTAACCGAGATCATCAAGCATAATGATTTCAAAAGTCTTACTATCGTCCGTATGGAAGTTCCTTGCTGCGGAGGACTGGAGCATGCCGCTACAGAAGCGTTAAAAGCAAGCGGGAAGTTTATTCCTTGGCAGGTGGTGACGATTGGGATTGATGGAACTATAAAGGATATTTAA